In the genome of Desulfuromonas sp. DDH964, one region contains:
- a CDS encoding ATP-dependent helicase has translation MHSLLAALNEPQRQAVQHGDGPLLILAGAGSGKTRTLTHRVAWLIHEAKVAPWQILAVTFTNKAAAEMKERLERLLGSEELPWVATFHATCVRILRREIELLGFTQAFTIYDDQDQERLLKSILDEFGIPEKSLRPRAAASFIDGAKNRGLLPGDLPADDLATAQLVKIYARYQQRLQQANALDFGDLLLQTVRLFREQPQVLQRWRERFRYLLVDEFQDTNAIQYELVAKLGEVHRNLCVVGDDDQSIYRWRGAEIGNILGFERDFPGCVTIRLEQNYRSTQTILDAAGEVVAQNRGRKGKTLWTENPAGEPIGLEALPDDLEEARFVAGEIVRLHGAGRHLRDIAVFYRTNAQSRVLEEALRSQNLPYVMFGGLKFYARMEVKDVLAYLRLLVNPADSLALRRIINVPPRGIGAVTIGRIAEYEESAGGLLAACRLALEKGTIGGAAASRVAEFLALLDGFSERLATQPYPQLAADLIEESGYGPLLREERTEEARGRLENLEALLAGMEEHASSEGTLADYLEQVALITDLDAYDPSLDRVTLMTLHAAKGLEFPVVFMTGMEEGLFPHSRAAGAGEDLEEERRLCYVGMTRAMEKLILSHARRRRVYGTFQYNPPSRFLAEIPPRLLAQTPPGLQRVAGHNLASVFEQLLPDPLPVTGGDGDDFVEEVRVVPDAEEGLRIGLKVRHVKFGIGTVRRIEGQGDNQKVIVYFNTVGPKKLLLKFAGLEPA, from the coding sequence ATGCATAGTCTCCTCGCCGCTCTCAACGAACCGCAGCGCCAGGCCGTCCAGCACGGTGACGGACCGCTGCTGATCCTCGCCGGGGCCGGCTCCGGCAAGACCCGGACCCTCACTCATCGCGTCGCCTGGCTGATTCACGAGGCGAAGGTTGCTCCCTGGCAGATTCTCGCCGTGACCTTTACCAACAAGGCCGCCGCCGAGATGAAGGAGAGGCTGGAGCGGCTTCTCGGCAGCGAGGAACTCCCCTGGGTGGCGACCTTCCATGCCACCTGCGTGCGCATCCTGCGTCGGGAGATCGAACTTCTTGGCTTCACCCAGGCCTTTACCATCTACGATGACCAGGACCAGGAGCGGCTCCTCAAATCGATTCTCGACGAGTTCGGCATCCCGGAGAAGAGCCTGCGCCCCCGGGCCGCGGCGAGCTTCATCGATGGCGCCAAGAATCGTGGTCTGCTCCCCGGCGACCTCCCTGCCGACGACCTTGCCACCGCCCAACTGGTCAAGATCTACGCCCGCTACCAGCAGCGGCTGCAGCAGGCCAACGCCCTCGACTTCGGCGACCTGCTGTTGCAGACGGTGCGGCTCTTCCGCGAACAGCCGCAGGTTTTGCAGCGCTGGCGCGAGCGCTTTCGCTACCTGCTGGTCGATGAGTTCCAGGATACCAACGCCATTCAGTACGAGCTGGTGGCAAAACTCGGCGAAGTCCACCGCAACCTCTGTGTCGTCGGCGACGATGACCAGTCGATCTACCGCTGGCGCGGGGCGGAGATCGGCAATATCCTCGGTTTCGAGCGCGATTTTCCGGGCTGCGTGACGATTCGTCTGGAGCAGAACTACCGCTCGACCCAGACGATCCTCGATGCTGCCGGCGAGGTCGTCGCGCAGAATCGTGGACGCAAGGGGAAGACCCTGTGGACTGAGAACCCCGCCGGGGAACCGATCGGCCTCGAAGCGCTCCCCGACGATCTCGAAGAGGCGCGCTTTGTCGCCGGCGAGATCGTGCGCCTCCATGGCGCCGGCCGCCATCTGCGCGACATCGCGGTCTTCTATCGGACCAACGCCCAGTCGCGCGTCCTGGAGGAAGCCCTGCGCAGCCAGAACCTCCCCTACGTGATGTTCGGTGGTCTCAAGTTCTATGCGCGCATGGAAGTCAAGGACGTCCTGGCCTACCTGCGCCTGCTGGTCAACCCGGCCGATTCCCTCGCCCTGCGGCGCATCATCAACGTGCCACCGCGGGGGATCGGCGCCGTGACCATCGGTCGCATCGCCGAATACGAGGAGTCCGCCGGCGGCCTCCTCGCCGCCTGCCGCCTGGCGCTAGAAAAGGGGACGATCGGCGGGGCCGCCGCCAGCCGGGTCGCAGAGTTCCTTGCCCTTCTCGATGGTTTTAGCGAGCGCCTTGCTACCCAGCCCTATCCGCAACTGGCAGCCGACCTGATCGAGGAGAGCGGTTACGGTCCCCTCCTGCGCGAGGAGCGGACCGAGGAAGCGCGGGGGCGGCTGGAAAACCTTGAGGCGCTCCTCGCCGGCATGGAAGAGCACGCCAGCAGCGAGGGGACCCTTGCCGACTACCTCGAACAGGTGGCGTTGATTACCGATCTTGACGCCTATGACCCGAGCCTCGACCGCGTCACCCTGATGACCCTGCACGCCGCCAAGGGTCTCGAATTTCCGGTAGTCTTCATGACCGGCATGGAGGAGGGCCTCTTCCCGCATTCCCGGGCCGCCGGTGCCGGAGAAGACCTGGAAGAGGAGAGGCGCCTCTGCTATGTCGGCATGACCCGGGCGATGGAGAAGCTCATCCTCAGTCATGCCCGGCGCCGCCGCGTCTACGGCACCTTTCAGTACAATCCGCCGAGCCGTTTCCTGGCGGAAATCCCGCCCCGGCTTCTGGCCCAGACGCCGCCAGGCCTGCAGCGTGTGGCCGGCCACAACCTCGCTTCGGTCTTCGAGCAGCTGTTGCCCGACCCCCTTCCGGTCACCGGGGGGGACGGTGATGATTTTGTCGAAGAGGTGCGCGTCGTTCCGGATGCCGAAGAGGGGCTGCGCATCGGCCTCAAGGTGCGCCATGTCAAGTTCGGGATCGGCACAGTGCGCCGTATCGAGGGGCAGGGGGATAACCAGAAGGTGATCGTCTATTTCAACACGGTCGGCCCGAAAAAGCTGCTGCTCAAGTTCGCCGGTCTCGAACCGGCCTGA
- a CDS encoding chloride channel protein, which yields MSLLPPLVERFGRWLTALLQYFRVSENNFLIILAVIIGLLGGLGNYAFRKTIEFIHWGVMEQGQQLLGISQETWNLNRLLIFLFPAIGGLLVIPLWVFFARDLKGGFAGFLVRVNLRGAKLPLRPLLTRGLGAAITLGTGGSAGQEGPIAVIGGTIGSQFGQFFKVSGERLKVLVACGAAAGVAATFNAPIAGVFFATEIVLLASFELASFTSIVISSGMATVISRALLGNRSEIVAPPYFMHSYWEMALYLLLGLAIGGLAAGFIDLHFRIKDRIAAINLPRLAKPVLGGLTVGLIGIVLPQVFGNGYEFMESVLSGEHTWYLLAGLILAKAIATSITLNSGLPGGMFAPCLFLGAVAGGAFGHIAAILFPGAALSPGAYALVGMGAFLAAATHAPMTAIFLLFEITDSYQVIIPIMLTCVIGTAVARHFKQESLETMELAREGIDLDAGKERNIMKSLTVGEVMETEVETISEGMTLGEFARFIEKTRHTNFPLVDAAGELTGIISVQDFMGVVFERDLMDLVVVKELATANVITAHAGEDLDTAMRKIGYRNIEQLPVVDKETHRRIVGIISRRDMVAAYNRALMARHLEDEDA from the coding sequence TTGTCCCTTCTGCCCCCCCTCGTCGAACGGTTCGGCCGCTGGCTGACCGCGCTGCTGCAGTATTTTCGGGTCAGCGAGAACAATTTTCTGATCATCCTGGCGGTGATCATCGGTCTGCTCGGCGGTCTGGGCAACTACGCCTTTCGCAAGACCATCGAATTCATTCACTGGGGGGTGATGGAGCAGGGGCAGCAGCTGCTCGGGATCTCCCAGGAGACCTGGAACCTGAATCGCCTGCTGATCTTTCTCTTCCCTGCCATCGGCGGGCTCCTAGTCATCCCGCTTTGGGTCTTCTTCGCCAGGGATCTCAAGGGGGGCTTCGCCGGCTTCCTGGTTCGGGTCAACCTGCGCGGCGCCAAGCTGCCGCTGCGACCGCTGCTGACCCGGGGGCTGGGGGCGGCGATCACCCTCGGCACCGGCGGCAGTGCCGGCCAGGAAGGGCCGATCGCGGTGATCGGCGGTACCATCGGCAGCCAGTTCGGCCAGTTTTTCAAGGTCAGCGGCGAACGGCTCAAGGTGCTGGTCGCCTGCGGCGCCGCCGCCGGCGTGGCGGCGACCTTCAACGCGCCGATCGCCGGAGTCTTTTTCGCCACCGAGATCGTCCTGCTTGCCTCTTTCGAACTCGCCAGCTTCACCTCCATCGTCATCTCCTCGGGGATGGCGACCGTCATCTCCCGCGCCCTGCTCGGCAACCGTTCCGAGATCGTTGCCCCCCCCTACTTCATGCACAGCTACTGGGAAATGGCCCTCTACCTCCTGCTCGGCCTCGCCATCGGCGGCCTCGCCGCCGGTTTTATCGACCTGCACTTCCGCATCAAGGACCGCATCGCCGCCATCAACCTGCCGCGCCTCGCCAAGCCGGTCCTCGGTGGGCTGACCGTCGGCCTGATCGGCATTGTCCTGCCCCAGGTCTTTGGCAATGGTTACGAATTCATGGAATCGGTCCTCTCCGGCGAACACACCTGGTACCTGCTGGCGGGGCTGATCCTGGCCAAGGCGATCGCCACCTCCATCACCCTCAACTCCGGCCTCCCCGGCGGCATGTTCGCTCCCTGCCTCTTCCTCGGCGCGGTGGCCGGCGGCGCCTTCGGCCATATTGCGGCGATTCTCTTCCCTGGCGCCGCCCTCTCCCCCGGCGCCTATGCCCTGGTCGGCATGGGGGCCTTTCTTGCGGCCGCCACCCACGCGCCGATGACGGCAATCTTTCTCCTCTTCGAGATTACCGACAGCTACCAGGTCATCATCCCGATCATGCTGACCTGTGTCATCGGTACCGCCGTGGCCCGCCACTTCAAGCAGGAGAGCCTCGAGACGATGGAGCTGGCCCGGGAGGGGATCGACCTCGACGCGGGAAAAGAGCGCAACATCATGAAGTCCCTCACCGTCGGCGAGGTGATGGAGACCGAGGTGGAGACGATCTCCGAGGGGATGACCCTGGGGGAATTCGCCCGTTTCATCGAAAAGACCCGGCATACCAACTTCCCGCTGGTCGATGCCGCCGGCGAACTGACCGGGATCATCTCGGTGCAGGATTTCATGGGGGTCGTCTTCGAGCGCGACCTGATGGACCTGGTGGTGGTCAAGGAGCTGGCGACCGCCAACGTCATCACCGCCCACGCCGGGGAAGACCTCGACACCGCCATGCGCAAGATCGGCTATCGGAATATCGAGCAGTTGCCGGTGGTGGACAAAGAGACCCACCGCCGCATCGTCGGCATCATCTCCCGCCGCGACATGGTCGCCGCCTACAACCGGGCGCTGATGGCCCGCCACCTCGAGGACGAGGATGCATAG
- the glmS gene encoding glutamine--fructose-6-phosphate transaminase (isomerizing) → MCGIVGYIGPQQATPIIFEGLRRLEYRGYDSAGIATLKEGRIDIRRAQGKLVNLERLLAERPLSGSLGIGHTRWATHGRPSETNAHPHYAGGIVVVHNGIIENYLALRDRLRREGHTFRSETDTEVIAHLVEEHYKAFADFATAVRRALTEVRGAYAVAILCEGEPDKLIAAKLGSPLVVGQGDGEFFVASDVPAMLSHTREMVFLEDGEMVVFRTGAMMVTDLAGSPRQKQSKTITWSPLMAEKGGYRHFMLKEIYEQPRAIADTLAGRLMEDEGVVYLEDLKLDEAELGSMEKLFIVACGTSWHAALVGKFLIEKLCRVPVEVDIASEFRYRNPIVGERTLTLLISQSGETADTLAALREARGKGGRAVAICNVVESSIARESHGVVYTHAGPEIGVASTKAFTTQLVALYLFALRLSQARGTLAAEECRAHCRELLALPRLIEETLQLDAATEEIARTYMGARDFLYLGRGNQYPIALEGALKLKEISYIHAEGYPAGEMKHGPIALIDEQLPVVVLVPENETSEKVLSNLEEVHARGGRVIAITSGDIDLTGKADAVLRLPSAIDDLMPVLTSIPMQLLAYHIAVLKGTDVDQPRNLAKSVTVE, encoded by the coding sequence ATGTGCGGAATCGTAGGTTATATCGGCCCCCAGCAGGCGACCCCAATCATCTTCGAGGGGCTGCGGCGCCTCGAATACCGCGGCTACGACTCGGCCGGCATCGCCACCCTCAAGGAGGGGCGGATTGATATCCGTCGCGCCCAAGGGAAGTTGGTCAACCTTGAAAGGCTCCTCGCAGAGCGCCCCTTGAGTGGCAGCCTCGGTATCGGCCACACCCGCTGGGCCACCCACGGCCGGCCCTCGGAAACCAATGCCCACCCCCATTACGCCGGCGGGATCGTCGTCGTTCACAATGGCATCATCGAAAACTACCTGGCGCTCCGCGACCGGCTGCGCCGGGAAGGGCACACCTTTCGCTCAGAGACCGACACCGAGGTGATCGCCCACCTCGTCGAAGAACACTACAAGGCCTTCGCCGATTTCGCGACCGCGGTGCGCCGCGCCCTGACCGAGGTGCGCGGCGCGTATGCCGTAGCGATTCTTTGCGAAGGGGAACCGGACAAGTTGATCGCCGCCAAGCTTGGTTCGCCGCTGGTGGTTGGCCAGGGGGATGGCGAATTCTTCGTCGCCTCGGATGTTCCGGCGATGCTCTCCCATACCCGCGAGATGGTCTTCCTCGAGGACGGCGAAATGGTCGTCTTTCGCACCGGCGCTATGATGGTCACTGACCTCGCCGGAAGCCCCCGCCAGAAGCAGAGCAAGACCATCACCTGGAGTCCGCTGATGGCCGAGAAGGGAGGCTATCGCCACTTCATGCTCAAGGAGATTTACGAGCAGCCGCGGGCCATCGCCGACACTCTGGCCGGACGGCTGATGGAGGACGAGGGGGTGGTCTACCTCGAGGATCTCAAGCTCGATGAGGCCGAACTCGGGTCGATGGAGAAACTCTTCATCGTCGCTTGCGGCACCTCCTGGCACGCGGCGCTGGTCGGCAAATTCCTGATCGAGAAGCTCTGCCGGGTGCCGGTGGAGGTTGATATCGCCAGTGAATTCCGGTACCGCAACCCGATCGTTGGTGAGCGCACCCTGACCCTGCTGATCAGCCAAAGTGGGGAAACCGCCGATACCCTGGCGGCGCTGCGCGAGGCGCGCGGCAAGGGGGGACGGGCAGTGGCGATCTGCAATGTCGTCGAGTCGTCCATCGCCCGCGAGAGCCACGGGGTGGTTTATACCCATGCCGGACCGGAGATCGGCGTCGCTTCGACCAAGGCCTTTACCACCCAGCTGGTCGCCCTTTACCTTTTCGCCCTGCGTCTCAGTCAGGCTCGGGGAACCTTGGCGGCGGAAGAGTGCCGGGCGCACTGTCGGGAACTGCTGGCGCTGCCACGGCTGATCGAAGAGACGCTGCAACTCGATGCGGCAACCGAGGAGATTGCCCGCACCTATATGGGCGCCCGCGATTTCCTCTACCTCGGTCGCGGCAACCAGTATCCGATCGCCCTCGAGGGGGCCCTCAAGCTCAAGGAGATCTCCTATATTCACGCCGAGGGCTACCCTGCCGGCGAGATGAAGCACGGCCCCATCGCCCTGATCGATGAACAGCTGCCGGTCGTGGTGCTGGTGCCGGAGAACGAGACCTCCGAAAAAGTCCTCTCCAACCTGGAAGAGGTGCATGCCCGCGGTGGGCGGGTCATCGCCATTACCAGCGGCGATATCGACCTGACTGGCAAGGCCGACGCTGTATTGCGTCTCCCCTCCGCGATTGACGACCTGATGCCGGTCCTGACCTCGATTCCGATGCAACTGCTCGCCTATCATATCGCCGTCCTGAAAGGGACCGATGTCGACCAGCCACGCAATCTGGCGAAGAGCGTCACTGTGGAGTAA
- a CDS encoding IS1595-like element ISDesu2 family transposase translates to MAINRIQFQPGLSLADFLKDYGTETQCEAILEHSRWPQGFVCPACSASRAVQFRRGQSKIFQCSRCRKQISLISGTIFHGSNLPLTQWFLALYFMTQGKSGLSMLEMRRMLGLSYKAAWRLKHKLMQAMFEREETTVLGQRVEIDDAYLGGERSGGKVGRGSENKVPFIAAVETSHDGHPLRAVFSRVTTFSSHDVDQWAKNHLAPTALVVSDGLNCFRAVTKTGCYHQREVVGDQRRSTDMGCFHWINTILGNLKTAMAGTYHAFDFDKYAHRYLAEFQYRFNRRFDLRSMLPRLLFACVSIGKRPEAWLRRAENWT, encoded by the coding sequence ATGGCCATCAATCGTATCCAGTTTCAACCGGGGCTGAGCTTGGCTGATTTTCTCAAAGACTACGGTACGGAAACCCAATGCGAGGCGATCCTTGAGCACTCGCGCTGGCCCCAAGGATTTGTCTGCCCAGCATGCAGTGCAAGCCGCGCGGTCCAGTTCCGGCGAGGACAGTCGAAAATCTTCCAGTGCAGTCGCTGTCGAAAACAGATCTCTCTGATTTCCGGAACGATTTTTCATGGGAGCAATCTACCGCTGACCCAGTGGTTTCTTGCCCTCTACTTTATGACACAAGGCAAGTCCGGCCTGTCGATGCTGGAGATGAGACGTATGCTGGGCTTGAGCTACAAGGCGGCTTGGCGACTCAAGCACAAGCTCATGCAGGCGATGTTCGAACGCGAAGAGACAACGGTTCTGGGTCAGCGAGTCGAGATCGACGATGCCTACTTGGGCGGAGAACGCTCCGGCGGGAAAGTCGGTCGCGGTTCGGAGAACAAAGTTCCCTTCATTGCGGCGGTGGAAACGAGTCATGACGGCCATCCGCTGCGAGCGGTTTTTAGCCGGGTGACGACCTTCAGCAGCCATGACGTTGATCAATGGGCCAAGAATCATTTGGCACCGACGGCGCTGGTCGTTTCTGATGGCCTGAATTGCTTCCGCGCGGTCACCAAGACTGGGTGCTACCATCAGCGAGAGGTGGTTGGTGATCAACGCAGAAGTACCGACATGGGCTGCTTCCACTGGATCAACACCATCCTGGGCAATCTTAAGACGGCCATGGCCGGAACGTATCATGCGTTTGACTTCGACAAATATGCGCATCGCTATCTGGCCGAGTTTCAGTACCGGTTCAACCGGCGGTTCGATCTGCGCAGCATGCTGCCAAGACTGCTGTTCGCCTGTGTCTCAATCGGCAAGCGGCCCGAGGCCTGGCTTCGCCGAGCTGAGAATTGGACCTAA
- the arsS gene encoding arsenosugar biosynthesis radical SAM (seleno)protein ArsS (Some members of this family are selenoproteins.), which yields MNRFSLAVRRSLGRGLAAAAVAVIQVNLGLRCNLQCRHCHVEGAPQRPEVMTWPTMEKVLGLAKDLPGSRVDLTGGAPELNPDFRRFVSALRRAGHPVQVRTNLTVMLEPGQEDLPEFCRSQQVQLVASLPCYLEGNVAAQRGAQAYEKSITVLQRLNRLGYGQTPELSLGLVYNPGGPFLPPGQARLEEDYRRELADRFGIVFTRLLTITNMPIGRFMEELDRQARGAQYRTLLEDSFNGETLADLMCRHQICIGWDGTLGDCDFNLALGLGLAAGLPRHIDDLDPPLLAGRPIVTGAHCFGCTAGCGSSCGGALVA from the coding sequence ATGAATCGATTCAGCCTTGCCGTTCGCCGCTCCCTGGGACGGGGCCTTGCCGCCGCGGCGGTTGCCGTGATCCAGGTCAATCTCGGGCTGCGCTGCAACCTGCAGTGCCGGCACTGCCATGTCGAAGGGGCGCCGCAAAGGCCCGAGGTGATGACCTGGCCGACGATGGAAAAGGTGTTGGGACTGGCAAAGGATCTCCCCGGAAGCCGGGTCGATCTGACCGGCGGCGCACCGGAACTGAATCCCGACTTTCGCCGCTTCGTCAGCGCCCTGCGCAGGGCCGGACATCCGGTCCAGGTGCGTACCAACCTGACGGTCATGCTCGAACCGGGGCAGGAGGATCTGCCGGAGTTCTGCCGGAGCCAGCAGGTGCAGCTGGTCGCCTCCCTCCCCTGCTACCTGGAGGGAAATGTCGCGGCTCAGCGGGGTGCGCAGGCCTATGAAAAGTCGATCACCGTCCTGCAGCGGCTCAATCGCCTCGGCTACGGCCAGACGCCTGAGCTGAGCCTCGGCCTGGTTTACAACCCGGGCGGACCCTTCCTTCCCCCCGGCCAGGCACGCCTCGAAGAGGACTATCGCCGCGAGCTCGCCGATCGCTTCGGGATCGTCTTCACCCGGCTGCTGACCATCACCAATATGCCGATCGGGCGCTTCATGGAGGAGCTCGACCGGCAGGCCAGGGGCGCCCAGTACCGCACTCTGCTCGAGGACTCCTTCAACGGCGAGACCCTTGCGGACCTGATGTGTCGCCACCAGATCTGCATCGGTTGGGATGGCACCCTCGGGGATTGCGATTTCAACCTCGCCCTCGGTCTTGGTCTCGCTGCGGGATTGCCGCGCCATATCGACGACCTCGATCCGCCCCTCTTGGCCGGACGGCCGATTGTCACCGGCGCGCACTGCTTCGGCTGTACCGCCGGTTGTGGATCTTCCTGCGGCGGGGCGCTGGTCGCCTGA
- a CDS encoding pyridoxal-phosphate-dependent aminotransferase family protein — translation MAKKLYIPGPVEVSLDVLQAMAAPMIGHRMKEYAELHGRVTRALKALLNSSDPVFLSTSSAFGVMEGAVRNLVQKRCANFSNGAFSAKWHDVTLRCGLAADHFAAEWGEPVTPEMVDAALATGKYDAMTLVHNETSTGVMNPLAEIAVVMKKYPEVSFIVDTVSSMSAVPLDVSALGTDVCLAGVQKAFGLPPGLAVFAVSARALEKAATTPNRGYYFDFLEFAANDLKDNTPSTPCISLIYALDHQLQKMAAEGLERRYARHQAMAEATRSWILDQGFGLFAADGYRSVTLTSGADDGRTDLEKLKKLAGSEGYAIDNGYGKIKNRTFRIPHMADMVQADLDELFDLLEKLLPQVR, via the coding sequence ATGGCCAAAAAACTCTACATTCCCGGCCCGGTCGAGGTCAGCCTCGACGTCCTGCAGGCGATGGCTGCCCCGATGATCGGGCACCGCATGAAGGAATACGCCGAACTTCACGGCCGCGTCACCCGGGCTCTCAAGGCCCTCCTCAACAGTTCCGACCCGGTCTTCCTCTCCACCAGCAGTGCCTTCGGCGTCATGGAAGGGGCGGTCCGCAACCTGGTGCAGAAGCGCTGTGCCAACTTCAGCAACGGCGCCTTCAGCGCCAAGTGGCACGACGTCACCCTGCGCTGCGGTCTCGCCGCCGATCACTTCGCCGCCGAATGGGGGGAACCGGTCACCCCGGAAATGGTCGACGCAGCGCTCGCGACCGGCAAATATGACGCCATGACCCTGGTCCACAACGAAACCTCGACCGGCGTGATGAACCCGCTGGCCGAGATTGCCGTGGTGATGAAGAAATACCCGGAGGTCTCCTTCATCGTCGATACCGTTTCCTCCATGAGTGCCGTCCCCCTCGACGTCAGCGCCCTTGGCACCGATGTCTGCCTCGCCGGAGTCCAGAAGGCCTTCGGCTTGCCGCCGGGGCTGGCGGTCTTCGCCGTCTCGGCCAGGGCGCTGGAGAAAGCGGCGACCACCCCCAACCGCGGCTACTATTTCGACTTTCTCGAGTTCGCCGCCAACGACCTCAAGGACAACACCCCGAGCACCCCCTGCATCAGCCTCATCTACGCCCTTGACCACCAATTGCAGAAGATGGCGGCCGAAGGGCTGGAGCGGCGCTACGCCCGCCACCAGGCCATGGCCGAGGCGACCCGCAGCTGGATTCTCGACCAGGGCTTTGGCCTCTTCGCTGCCGACGGCTATCGTTCCGTCACCCTGACCTCCGGCGCCGATGACGGCCGCACCGACCTGGAAAAACTGAAAAAGCTCGCCGGCTCCGAGGGCTACGCCATCGACAACGGCTACGGCAAGATCAAGAACCGGACCTTCCGTATCCCGCACATGGCCGACATGGTCCAGGCCGATCTCGACGAACTCTTTGACCTGCTTGAGAAGCTGCTGCCCCAGGTCCGCTGA
- a CDS encoding DUF507 family protein, with product MLSEARISHLAHRIKEGLWRDDLVDYLDEGRALQVLKTTATRYLAAVEEVDSLVRSRLQRQHQTPGSRQWHLLYDRYFREEMLKRS from the coding sequence ATGCTGAGCGAAGCGCGGATTTCCCACTTGGCCCATCGGATCAAGGAAGGATTGTGGCGGGACGATCTGGTCGATTATCTCGACGAAGGACGTGCGTTGCAAGTCCTAAAGACTACTGCGACGCGGTATCTGGCTGCCGTGGAGGAGGTCGATTCGTTGGTACGAAGCCGCCTCCAGCGGCAGCATCAGACTCCGGGAAGCCGCCAGTGGCATCTTCTGTACGATCGTTATTTTCGGGAAGAGATGCTTAAACGCAGCTGA
- a CDS encoding DUF507 family protein — protein MLFGEEDQQRLAAALLAALVDSGAVQLKVDRERVGKRIAELIGQELERDKDLDLEAEKLLAVHLKNAPPGVDRQKLLQMIKRRLAEEGGAR, from the coding sequence GTGTTATTCGGGGAAGAGGATCAACAACGTCTGGCTGCCGCTCTGCTTGCCGCCTTGGTCGATTCCGGGGCGGTGCAACTTAAGGTGGACCGGGAACGGGTCGGCAAGCGGATTGCCGAGCTTATTGGCCAGGAATTAGAGCGCGATAAGGATCTTGACCTGGAGGCAGAAAAACTGTTGGCGGTCCATCTGAAAAATGCTCCTCCTGGTGTCGACCGCCAGAAGTTGCTGCAGATGATCAAGAGACGGCTGGCCGAAGAGGGAGGGGCGAGGTAA
- the groES gene encoding co-chaperone GroES, with protein sequence MNIRPLHDRIIVERLEEETKTAGGLIIPDTAKEKPQQGKVIAVGKGKKTEDGKVLPLDVKVGDKVLFGKYSGTDIKLDGKEFLMMREDDILGVVEK encoded by the coding sequence ATGAACATCAGACCATTGCACGATCGCATCATCGTCGAGCGTCTCGAGGAAGAGACCAAGACCGCCGGGGGCCTCATCATCCCCGACACCGCCAAGGAAAAGCCCCAGCAGGGGAAAGTCATCGCTGTTGGCAAGGGGAAGAAGACCGAGGATGGCAAGGTTCTGCCCCTCGACGTCAAGGTCGGCGACAAGGTGCTGTTCGGCAAGTACTCGGGGACCGACATCAAGCTTGACGGCAAGGAATTCCTGATGATGCGTGAGGACGATATCCTCGGCGTCGTCGAGAAGTAA